The genomic region cataaaaacataaaaacataaatataaataactcACACTTCACTTTGTCTGGACTAGAACTgcagccatttttaaaacatcacaaactctatttctgtttttatcatGAAAGTTTCAAAAATCATCAACAGTAGAGACATTATTCTGCACATGGCCCAAACTATGGGCCCTGGACCACCCCGTCCCCTCAAAACGTCCAAATAAAAGGACACTGGCCCACGCCGAGTCTGGACACTGGTCCTTCATGGGACCGGTGTGATGTCCGAGGAGAGGGACGGGTCAGAGACACTGAGCAGCTTTTGTTCCTCTGAAAatggctcctctgtctctgtctccgtgtctctctctgtgcctctgtctccgtgtctctctctgtgtttgtgtctttgtccgtctgtgtctttgtctttgtctttgtctctgtctcgtTTATTTTTGCTTAAGTCAAAATTTCATGGACAAAAACAAATGGGAGGTAGATTCCTGAGGTTACGTCCTTGAGACGCTGAGAGACACGAGAATGTGACTCTGATTTATTTAAACGAACTCATGGTTCAAACGTTTAAACCCAAAGTGACACAAGtctcactttttaaaatatgtttctgttgtttctcTGGTTAAACAAGTTTAAATCTCAAAACTAACTCCATTTAAATGTCTCTTCTGAGTTAGTGTAGTATAAGTTAGCATACATACGTTAGCATACATAAGTTGGCATACATAAGTTAGCATACATACGTTAGCATACATACGTTAGCATGCATAAAGCCTTTGAAATGCTCTTGTTTGTCCAGTGCTCGTTGGCGTGTCATAAAAAGTGTCTGGAGACTTTGGCGATTCAGTGCGGACACAAGAAGCTCCAGGGACGACTTCACCTTTTTGGGATCGACTTCACACAAGCCGCGAAAAACAGCCCCGACGGCGTTCCCTTCATTATTAAGAAATGCACGTCCGAGATCGAGAACAGAGCTCTGAATCTAAAGGTGAGTCCAGAATATAAAGGTGTGTCCTCTGAATATAAAGGTGTGTCCTCTGAATATAAAGGTGTGTCCTCTAAATATAAAGGTGTGTCCTCTGAATATAAAGGTGTGTCCTCTGAATATAAAGGTGTGTCCTCTGAATATAAAGGTGTGTCCTCTGAATATAAAGGTGTGTCCAGAATATAAAGGTGTGTCCAGAATATAAAGGTGTGTCCTCTGAATATAAAGGTGTGTCCTCTGAATATAAAGGTGTGTCCTCTGAATATAAAGGTGTGTCCTCTGAATATAAAGGTGTGTCCTCTGAATATAAAGGTGTGTCCTCTTAAATGTCtctgatttgaacatttctgtgggttaaatgtttgtttttatttgaagggCATTTATCGGGTGAACGGCGCCAAGTCCCGAGTGGAGAAGCTGTGCCAGGCCTTTGAAAACGGAAAAGACCTGGTGGAACTTTCAGAGCTGTATCCACACGACATCAGCAACGTCCTCAAACTGTACCTCAGACAGGTGAGACCTCAAACTGTACCTCAGACAGGTGAGACCTCAAACTGTACCTCAGACAGGTGAGACCTCAAACTGTACCTCAGACAGGTGAGACCTCACACTGTACCTCAGACAGGTGAGACCTCACACTGTACCTCACACAGGTGAGACCTCACACAGGTGAGATCTCACACAGGTGAGACCTCACACAGGTGAGACCTCACACAGGTGAGATCTCACACAGGTGAGACCTCACACAGGTGAGCTCGAGTTATGCTCAAGAGTCatgttagttttgttttactttttaaacctgGAGGAGGGGAGTCGACTGGGGGCGGGACAAAGAGTCTGTGgcccgggccccagggtcttaggggcccagagtTTGACCCTCTTCTTATTCATTTATgttaggggggggggggctacgTGCAGTTTCTCGCCACAGGCCTCCTAATTTTAGTGGACGGGCCTGATCTGGGGTGTAGTCACAGGACCACTCCTAGTGGACCATAGTGTCAATACTTTGAGCATTTTTCTGTTCAATttaagaaaagtaaaaatattttgaacaagaaaatatatacaaaagaaaaatattttcttgttcaaaatatttgaaatatttaactGGTAAAACACTGTTTAAAGTTCCTCTTGTGTTACTGAGAGCTGACGACATGGAGAGCAGTTCAACATATTTACCATAGTAACCATAGTAACCACGCCCACTGTACCTTACCTGCTTAGCATATTAGCATATTAGCATAAAACCACACAGGTGGATAACTATACTCCCCTGTTACTTCCCCCCACAGCCCTCATCCCTCTCTGTTTACTTATTtacctgtttatttatttctttttaattatttacctgtttatttatttctgtttacctgtttttttatttacctgtttttttatttacctgtttatttatttctgtttacctgtttgtttatttacctgtttgtttatttacctgtttgtttatttgtttttctctcgTCTGCAGCTTCCCGAGCCGCTCATCCTGTTTCGTTACTATAACGACTTCATCGGTTTGGCCAAAGAGAGTCAGAGGATCAtcgtggaggagctggaggcgcTGAGGCTCAGCCCCGCCCCCGTGACTCCGCCCCCCCTCAGCGTGGAGCTTAACAGAGtcctcttcaaaataaaagacctGCTCAGACAACTGCCCCCCACGCACTACAAGACCCTGCAGTTTCTGATCGAACATCTGCACCGgtgagaaaagaaaagataCGATCAGGAAAGAGTTTTATTATGAAAGAGTTTTATTatgaaagagttttattctgaAAGAGTTTAATATGAAAGAGTTTTATTATGAAAGAGTTTAATATGAAAGAGTTTAATATGAAAGAGTTTAATATGAAAGAGTTTTATTATGAaagtttttgattttgaaagtgttttattttgagatgagtttgtctctgtctttttTCAAACAGAAGGTTTTTAGGTTTGTCCAGTTCATGAAGAACTTTAAtacaacagaaatgaaccaaaaGATTATGACTATTAAGACTTTAAACAGCACTACTAcagtattattactactacttctacttctactacttcaaatccttctaaataataataataataataatacattttatttataacacactttacattcgaacaacaaatctcaaagtgctacagtaaaaaagacattaaaaacagaagacaattaacattaaaaagagaaGACAATtggtgtaaaataataaaacaatagccggtgtttaggccaaggtaaaaaaaaaaaaaaaaattcccatCATTCCACTGTGTTCTTAAGCCATTATTAAAGgagcactctgtaacttttctggtagagggatGTCACCTCCTGTCCCCATGGGGATGTTAtggttttgcctggaatgttccagagtgtggcattaaacttgtttatCTCTTTGGAGACAAGCATGATGCCACAggccatatctgtggagaggcgagctcacCATAAGAGTGTTTTTTCCTCAAAGCTGTAAGGTCTCAACAAGCAGAGCCttacaccagaaaagtcccacagtgaacctttaatttgATAATAACTGTTTGAatagctttattattatttgatgttttaatgttCGCTCTGTCATCAGAGTCACAGAGAAgtcagaagaaaacaaaatgacGGCCAGTAATCTGGGCATCATCTTTGGTCCGACGCTGGTCAAACCGCGGCAGGCGGACGCAGACGTGTCCCTGTCGTCTCTGGTGGATTATCCGTACCAGGCTCTGATCGTGGAGATCCTCATCAGACACTGTCACATGGTGTTTGACCCGCCCCTCAGCCCCGCCCTCAGCCCCGCCCTCAGACCGGCCCTGGACACGAAGGGACGAGACAAAGTCCAGCAGCTCAGCCGACACTCAAAGTCTATGGGAGACATCAAGGAGGTGAGGACagtgttaaataaatgaaaactatttaaatgaaataaacttcACCTTGTTTAACATCAACAGAGATGAATCTCATAAATCATCGTCTCATAAATCTGATATAATCCAGTATAACGACGTAGAACTGATCATTTTGTACTGAGTCCGTGTTGttaagatgaagatgatgatgaagtgttttgttgttcaCAGCAGAGCTCCAGAGTTTATAAGAGACAGTCGTCCGCCACTGCGTCCCAGCTGCTGGCTGAAGTCCAGGAGCGCGTCCCGAGCCTCGATGGGAGTGACTTTGAACCAGGTATGAGCCATTTATCAAAGACGCAtcagggcatctggtttaactGAAGCTGGTCAAAGGAGGCCGtgtgtctgttatttatttctatttttcctACAGTTTATTTACTCACAGAAGAACATGAAGCAggatatgtataaaatgtaaacattattttaactcAGTCTCTTGTGTTCACAGCTGATGAGGTGGATTCGTTCAACGGCGTCCTTTCCTCCAGCGTTCCCGATGTTCCCAGAGTTCCTGGCCTCTCCCGCTCCCATCACGTCACTGTCACGAGGGTCCAGCTCCGCCACCAGCGACAAAAGCTCTCGTCTGGGATTTTGGCTCGTCCCGTTAGCATGCCCGTTAGCATGTCCATCGAGCGGACTCTCCCAGACGAGTCCGTGGAGGAGCCCAGCTGCAGCCAGTCCATCGAAGAAGTCGATGAAACTGAAAGTTCTCAGGTCCGGAGCTCTGCGTCGTCGCATTACCGAAGGACGTTTATCGATACTCAGACTTTACGAAGAACTTGGGACAAACAGTACAAACACCACGATGTTTCCACGCGGACTCTTAAAATCGTTGCTACGGAAACCACAGAAGAACAAAAGCAGGATTCTTCACAAACTGTTGGGATTATTTACCCGAGTCGACCGTATTCTATCCCAGTTCGATCCAGTCGGAGCTTAAAACGAGAGGAAAACGTGAAAGGAAGTCCCGGTGGATTCAGGGCACCCAGGACTTTACAGCCTCCACCCGGAACTTTTTACAATCCTCCATCTGTGACCAAGGTGCTGCAGAAATTCAACTCTACGAACAGTGCAGAGGACGAAGACGAGGATgacgacgaggaggaggaagagttaGGTCTGGAGATCGAGGTGTCTGTGGACGAGCCGctcgaggaggaggaggaggaggacactgAGGGGGAGCGGCCGGCCTCCTCAGACTCCCTGAGTCCGAGTCCAGaggaaccaaaccagaacaaaccGGTTTATCCACAACTCAGGACGAGAAGGTTACAGGAAGTGGAGCGCAGAGAGGCGCATTTTGTGTGAAACGAGACGACGTTTGAGGATGTTTCGCCCATGAAGCTGGAATTTATATTTCtccttaaaacaaaactaaaaatgtccCAATTAAACTTTTTCCATTTTACGCTGAAGAGAATTTTACAGTTTTCTTTAATAGTTTTGAAACGTTAAAGTATCAGTAATGACATATTGACCACATGTTGaccacagactgaccacagactgaCCACATGTCGaccacagactgaccacagactgaCCACATGTCGaccacagactgaccacagactgaccacagactgaCCACATATTGACCACATATTGACCACATATTGACCACAGACTGACCACATGTCGACCACAGACTGACCACATGTCGaccacagactgaccacagactgaCCACATGTCGaccacag from Periophthalmus magnuspinnatus isolate fPerMag1 chromosome 20, fPerMag1.2.pri, whole genome shotgun sequence harbors:
- the arhgap29a gene encoding rho GTPase-activating protein 29 isoform X3, translated to MKRAVLGVNFKEVNEENKQKLFGEIYTAIDTLAFTFGNVVSDFLMGDVENGSVLGLPLTKRSRSFENLSVESGVSSPEKDDPPGPSPVRPEDVDQTLQRQDGGVESALLYAKGWSKYTKDLLTWVEKRLSVDIECAKSYAKMADSAKALASQQDFMAFREIYTAAFKNDSEYSQLVLQTATLLQTHKFIQPLVARKNELDKLRKEVKEQWQRELKKMNEADGALKKARLLQAQRQEEYEKAKVSTSRLEEEQGATKQLEKRRRLEDEALQKAEEAREQLKLCQLDVGVKRVDLANAKSFIVAQLREMISQCDLTLKAVTVNWFQLQQAQVVSLPVNHQSLCENAKLYEPGQRYIDFVRSLPTDGPRLEAHSSESTSSQSTGVTFTKRSLSGSHSSHSHLSQTSITSDIIGPDDAPANVDPPTDVDPPASGHAKIAERRSNGSADIQALRIQTPFRPWTSTNQGGGMCSDSESAGGSSESRSMDSPTASPGDFKRRLPRTPSTGTMSSADDLDEREPPSPSDNGLSDVLMETASSPGPFRNAQMSKASQTHRLRKLRAPSKCRECDGLVVFHGAECEECSLACHKKCLETLAIQCGHKKLQGRLHLFGIDFTQAAKNSPDGVPFIIKKCTSEIENRALNLKGIYRVNGAKSRVEKLCQAFENGKDLVELSELYPHDISNVLKLYLRQLPEPLILFRYYNDFIGLAKESQRIIVEELEALRLSPAPVTPPPLSVELNRVLFKIKDLLRQLPPTHYKTLQFLIEHLHRVTEKSEENKMTASNLGIIFGPTLVKPRQADADVSLSSLVDYPYQALIVEILIRHCHMVFDPPLSPALSPALRPALDTKGRDKVQQLSRHSKSMGDIKEQSSRVYKRQSSATASQLLAEVQERVPSLDGSDFEPADEVDSFNGVLSSSVPDVPRVPGLSRSHHVTVTRVQLRHQRQKLSSGILARPVSMPVSMSIERTLPDESVEEPSCSQSIEEVDETESSQVRSSASSHYRRTFIDTQTLRRTWDKQYKHHDVSTRTLKIVATETTEEQKQDSSQTVGIIYPSRPYSIPVRSSRSLKREENVKGSPGGFRAPRTLQPPPGTFYNPPSVTKVLQKFNSTNSAEDEDEDDDEEEEELGLEIEVSVDEPLEEEEEEDTEGERPASSDSLSPSPEEPNQNKPVYPQLRTRRLQEVERREAHFV